Genomic DNA from Trichoderma asperellum chromosome 5, complete sequence:
GCCGTTAATAAGCCGGCTACGGCGGTTGTCGCTTGGATAATGCCGTTGTGGCGGACATTGATGCGTAGCCGACAGGCGAAATATGGAGTACGCGGACCAAGGGCGTTACCTCATTGGGCGTTTGTAAAAGCCATTCGAAAATGTCTCGAGACGTGAGTTGGGCAATACAAAGTAAGTGAATGGGCAGGCGAAATTTGAGAAATAAACAGCTATTACTATCTTAATTTAACTCTGTTGAGACAGATTTTTACGAAGCtactttattcttttttttttccagcagcGTATTACGTTAAGGACTGGTTAGTTGCTGCTGGGGTTGTCACGAGTTCTTAACTCACTCCGCGGAGACTCGCATACTGTCCAAGTCGGCGTGAATACGACAAAATCAAATACTCTCCAGCACGTAGCAGTTGCCATGGATAGAATATCTCATTCTCAGCACTAATAGAAAGTTTCAGGAAATTATTCAGCCTTCCATCCTACTTTTTCCGAACTGTGACTCAAATATAACATGTCAATTGCGCACAGTAcgcgtatatatatatatcaccaGGTCCTACGCCGACAGCCCTCGCAGCAAAAACGCCATATTGGGGGCTTCCATTTTTCAACCACCTTTTATCAATCTCAGCGAAATTCTTCGCCGGTCGGCCGGTCCGCTTCGAATGCTTCCGCGCTTATAATCAACGGTCAGCCTAAAATTTGCATCTCCGGCAGAGGGAAAAAGGTTGATATAAGCTTCAATCGCTGGCGGGTAATCGGCGGTTGCGGATACCCGGATCGGATACCCGGCGGCTCCAAAACGGTATACAACGTGCTGGATCCCAAAGTCGCTAATTGCCCTCTTCATATCCCCATTGTACTTGGACATCTCGTAGGACTGGCAACGCATTGCCTTTCTCTCTGCTTAGTGGGTGTCTGCCCGCATTATCGTGGATATCCGGCCTTTTTATGGTTACCAGCCCCTCGATCAAGTGTCTTGGACGGCATCAAATTGCCGCCAGCAAATCAAATCACAGTCCGCCATCAACCCAGCCTGTCATTAATCATGCCACGGGACAAGGAGAGGGAATCAGATGCAGAGGCCTCACGGCGACCGTCCGTGGGCAAGACTGACTCCCCAAAAGGAGGATCCGGATCCCGCGTATCACTAGCCTGTCTGCCGTGCAGGAGCCGCCATGTCCGCTGTGACGCAAAGAAGCCGCGGTGCAATCGCTGCTGTGAGGAGAACAAGGAGTGCAGCTATACGAAGTCGAGGCGAGGCGGCCTTGACAgagcagcgctggcagcTCGCCGTAGCCAAATTGCCGCGCTGACTGCAGCCAAGAATGGCGGCCATCTCTCTCCAGCGGGCAGCGTTGACGGGACCAGCAGCACGCCGGATGTGTTGATGAGCAGGGATGATCCACAGGCGTCGATGGATGTGCTTGAGGATAGCTTGATGGCACATCAGCCGCTGGATCCTAGCCTGTTTACTCCTCCAGACGATTCATGGTCATCGTCCAGCGTTGTTCTGCCCGCATCAGACCTGCAATCCATCGACATCACCAGAGACGCCTTCATCGATGTCTATTACAACTGCTTCCACCGCTACCACCCTTGTGTGCTTCCCCGGCAATTTTTCGAGCAGTACTTACAGGATCCAAACCGGCAAGATGAGCTGAAGCCGCTGGTGTACTTGATGCGCTTCGTCGGCAGCATCTACCTAAGCTCCCATCAGCCCTCACTGCGACCAAAGTGCTCTCAGCTGGAAGAACTGGTGTCCTCGACACTTGCCCAGATGCCAACAACGTCGATGAATTTCTTCATGGTCCAGTGTCATCTCATCTTTTCCATATGCTTGTACTGGCGCGGAAATGTCCCCAAATCACGACTGCATATGGGCATGGCGAGACAGCTCGCGCTCGACGTAGGCATGCACCGCCGTGAATTCGCAGCAGAACACGGCAACGGCGATGCTGTTTTGGAAGAATCATGGCGGCGGACCTGGTGGCAAGTGTACATTGTCGACGCAATGTATTCCGCTATCAAGCGGAGTGCCGATTTCCCGTCGTACCGTGTCGAATCAACAACAGACCTGCCctgcgaggaagaagactaCGAGCGTGGGGTAAGaaattattgtttttttgtttatgcATAGATGCAATGACTAACTAATCTATCCAAGACTATTCCTCGGCCAAGGACGTGGGAAGAATTCGATTCTCGGGAGTTTCTCGCCGAAGACATTGTCTTTTCATCCTTTGCCTACCTCATCGGAGGCATCCGCGGCATGGCTTCAGCCATGTTCAGagctctctctttgccaACGAATTCATCTGAGGCTGGAGGCTCTTCGCCCAAAGTGCTGGAATCCGTCGATTCCATCATCGAAGGGTGGCTTCTGCTGTTGCCAGAGTCAAAACGAGACATCTTCTCAGCAGACGGCCAGGTTGACGAGCTGCTTTTCCAAGCCATGATGGCTCTCCATGCGTTCGTATTTGCTGCCCGTCCATCAAGGGCCCTTATGCTAACCTTGCGTGTTACTACTGCAGAACAACCGTAGGACTCCACAGACCATTTTCAAACTGTGCATTCGATCCCCTAGAATGCATCTCGAGCTGCTCCACGCCTCCGCCAGCAGGATCTCACTCCGATCCCAGCAATGAATTCAGAAGCATCCATACAATCAAATGCATCCGCGCAGCCGAGGCACAAATCGGTCTTCTCGCCTTGCCCACAAAGCCATGCAGCCACACGCCATTCGTAGTTTGCATGCTCACCACAGGCACGCTTGCGCTTCTGGCTGCCTGCCGATACACCCTCCGAGGCCAGAAACTCGCCGTGGCGCGAGACCAGATCCGCATGAGCATCGGATGCCACAAGGCAATGGCAAGCGTGTGGTCTCAAGCCGGAAGCAACTTGCACGAAGTCCAGGCCATTGCCTGCGAAGTCTTGGGGCTGCCGATGGGAAATCATAATAATCATAAACAGATCAAACCACCACTAAGTCAGGTATCTTCAAGCCCAGAGCCGCCGTCGATTCCAGAGCCGAATTCTCACGATGCCTCCTGCGGCAGTGACGCCCTCAACTCAATGGCAATGGATAATTTGCAGGCATACTGGAACATGGCAGCCACACAGCCAGATATGTCTTTTTCATGGTGGGCGGGTGGAGATGAAACCGTATAAGTAATGGATATAAAATCGAAAtcatttttttgtttgcatTTTGGCGTTGGACGAGATGGAATAAACACTCGACTCTCTATCATAACATGGCACGGGAGCAATGATTTGCCAGGAGAAATGGCCACGAATAcgaattaagaaaataatacaTACGGTATCAATTATAGAGTTCATACAAAGCGATAATCTATGCATTTTGATTCAGCAAGAGAATACTAATGTTTCATCTCCCTCTCAACTCTCTCGCATTGGATGATGCGCGCAGACATTCTAAAATGTGGCCTCTATACAAACAGACACATCATTTCCATGGTGACACGCTCTAAAGGCGGCTAAAAATCCTAACAGCAGTGACGTTCCCCACGGTCATGATGGCTGTAAACTGGCTCTCTCCAAATTGGCGAACAATAGTAGTAACCTTGTCGCTATCAAACGGTGTTTGCACCTGAGTCCACTTGTCGCCATCTTGAATGATAAGACTTTTGACTTTATCTCCATTGAAACTGGTATCCTCAAATTCCTCTCCCATCTTGAATTTAGTATCTTTGCTTCCTAATGCAATTTTCGTCGTCACATGCCATTCATCTACATCCTTCTTTAGAGTGATTTCTGGCGAGGCGGCTTGGAATAGTTTGCGTTTTATCACGCCGACGCCTGCCATACAGTAAGTACAAGCCCAATATAAGCATGATTCCATAGAAACGTTACCTAGCTCTGAGAGGAACTCTTCAAAGTTATCGCTCTTTGatagtttatagcttccACTAAAAACGTCGGCCATTTTTGTATATGTTAGAATGGACTTGCTCTGGACAATTGGGTCTAATCAGCTTAgtgcaaagtacatgtataaagAAGACGCAGCTATCATTTCTGGCACGACGTCTTCGTCCATGCTCATCTACTTATATAGAAACAATAGTAGGTAGGGAACCAGAGTCCTTGGTAACACTTTGTCCAGTCTGTAAGACAATGCACCTTGTTGACTTGCACTGACGTAAGCAGGGCCAGGCTGAGacagcatacatgtacataatGCATCACCACCTCGGTGTAGTCGCCCTGCCTTGGGTACGTGGCAGCTTTCAGCCATGTTGGGCTAGACTAGAACATGTCATTCATCAGCATGTGGATTGTAGACAAATGAGAATTGGACACCCTTGCGTGATCTCGTCCCTTTGGAAGGACAGGGCTGAACCCGTCTGCAGGGAGAGGCTTGGCTTAGGTCAACTCAGAAGTGCTATCGGCTATCTTCTAACATGGTCTGCTTGAACTGGAGTTGGTTAAGAAATACCATCTTTTACGCACTAATGCATGTTATCCAAGAGTATAAgtagtataatttaataccAATCTGCGGCTTTGTTCTTGAGAACGAGTACATCCTGTCTAAATCACATTGTCACACTGCTTGTTCTCGCCTCGTGGTTCCAATAGCAGCACGACATTGAGGCTAGGATTCCGGGAGTAAACTAGTTCAGATGTGCCCTCCCTACTGGTTAACAAATAATGTACTCTCCAAGTATGTACTTGCCCAAAAAGTAATAATCTACGTCTTTTGATTTAGCAAGAGACCATTGAATATCCGTTGCCAGAATGCTCGAATTCATTGGGGACCTTAATAAGTAGGGTATGTAAAATCGGTACGTACCTCTAGGCATGTCACTCTCCAAAACCCCCCACTTGCCGCCTCCCACAGCGGTGGATTGCCGTTCCCGTTGGTGGGGTCTTATCGGTTATCGATTGCCCGCCAGCATCGAAATTTCAATCACAAAGTCGAAAAGTAGACCACCAAATCCTCAAACCCTCCAAAAGCATCCaactcctccttctcctaaTATACCCTAATCTTGCGCCATGGCAAAGACTCAGAAAACAGGTTCGCAACAATCTCCAACCCTCAAACTCAAAGCCACCTAACACACCCTCAAAAAGCCCCCTCAAGGCGCTCCCGCGCCGCCCGCCGCGCAACATCCCCCTCCATCAACACCGACAAGTCTCTCAAGAACGCCACCCTCCCAGCCTCTTCAGCGCCCGCCGCCCTCCCCAGACCGTCCGTCCTCGCAGCCCGCCACAACGCCGGCGTCACCAAGAAAACCAGGCGCGGCCGCGCCGTCTCCGCAAagggccgccgccgccaggaAAAGGGCCTCGAGATGGCCGAGGCCGTCGTCGAGCGCACGagcaagaagctggagaagagcctCGGCAAGGCGCGCGTCGTGCAGTCGCGGGCCAAGAAGTGGGACGACATCAACAAGGACGCGCAGAAGAGCAAGGAGAATGCCTTTGCGGTGCTGATGCAGGacggcgatgacgaggacaaggaagagagggagtGGGAGACGgacgaggagatggatggcgAAAATGCTGCAAAGGATGccgctcctgctcctcctgctgctgctgctccccagccggcgatggctgcaCCAATGctggatgacgacgatgacgagattCTATAATGGGCTTTTATGACTGGCGAACAAATCATGGCGACTaatggctttttctttcttcttcttttcttcgtGGGACTTGGGCGTTGTTGGcatctgaaaaaaaaaaggagggacTGGCATGATCATATCGGGAAGATGAATGTGCAGCTCATCTAGAAAgttattgtcttttttttgtgtgttgTTGGGAATATAGCCTGGGATAGATTCTGCTGTCAACGCTcaaggctatatatatggGCTCTACACTTGGACAcactcatacatacatacatgtacatacctatatatacttCTATTATACAGAGGATACCCCCCAAGAAAAATAACACCAAATGCCACCAAACCTCTTCATCTATCCATACAATGCTCTGTAAATCCACGTCTTCTTCACCTCTTCACCCCCTCCAAATACAACCGCATCGTTCCCCCAACCTGTCCCTCcggcttcttcgtctcccTCGCCCCCTGcgcctcaatctcctccttgaCCTTCTTCAGCATATCTTTCGCctcatccatctccaccGCCCTcccgcccttcttcttgccaatCATCAGCTCCACCTTCATGCCCTTGTTCAAGAACCCGCCCATCTGCCTCAACTTCGTCGCCAAGTCGTGCCCGCCAATCGCCCATGTCAGCTCCATCTCCTTAGTCTTGGCCTTTGCCGCCACGgcggtcttcttcttctccttgagctgcttcagACGCTCGTACTCGTCGCGCTTGTTGACAATCTTGCAGACGGCGTACTTCGCAGGCGTCTTGTTCTCCGCGTTGGCGGGCACGTACGGCGTAATCATGCGCAGCGActcgccctcctccagcTTCGTCAGGACGTAGCGCGTGGAGAGCGGGCCCTCGGCGCTGCCGTTGTCAATCACCATGATCTGCGGATCGGTGATTTCGTGGTCCCATGGCGGACGGTCTCGACCCGATCGCTCAATGTCTTTCTGGGTGGTGAAGCGACGGTCGTAGCCGCGGTCCTTGTCGTCGTCTGCGTTTTCGGAAGAAGCGCTTGTCGGGCCCCTGTTGCCACCTCTATAGGGCCGAGACGCACCAGCATACAACCTCAATTGCCGCTGGACGGGTCGGAATTGGAAGGACGAGGAcggagaagaggacgaggacgatatCGCGGACACGTTCGGGACCAAGCTCGGCCGGGAAGCTTCGCAGGAGATTCGTGAGGCGACGGGTCGGGAGAGGAAGAATCTCGCAGAGCCGCAGACGCAGCGCGAAGTGGCCATTGTCGAAGAGCCCTTGCCAATTGATGCGAGGCTGTAGAGCAGAAACGAATCCCTCCCTCAGTTCAAAGCTGCACTGTAGCTGTTCCACGGCAGATGGGATGGAGGGGAAGAAGGATAGTTTAGTGGTTATTAGTGCCTGCAAGCAACCGTGCAAAAAATAGCGTCATAGCTTACTGGACCCCTGGTGCACTAAGGCGCAAATGGGCCAATTAGAGGCGCCCGCTGTGAGAGGGTCCATCAGGTACACCCATCTCGTACTTGTGAATGGCCTCATATCGTCTCAACGTCAATTTTGCTTGCACACTTACAAGACCTCCGCCTCATCGTAGACGCACCTCGGCTCAgttcatctcatctcatctcatctcatacAAACATAATTGCAACTCATCCTCACTTCTTCCCAACAAAACAATGAACCCTCCACATCACCGTCTCTCACCACCATAgcacgcacgcacgcacgcacgTCTCCGAAATGATCTCCCACCTCATCGGCCACCCCGTCCGCTTCGCCATCTCCACACTCAAAATCACCTGCCTCGCCCACCTCACCCTCTCTCACCTCCTCCAAGTCTCCCCCGCCCAAGGGCCTTCCATGCTGCCCACCTTCACCGTCGACGGCGACTGGATTGCCGCCGACATGACCGCCCGCCTCGGCCGCCGTATCAAAGTCGGCGACCTCGTGCTCTACAAGATCCCCATCTTCGCCAGCCAGAACGGCGTCAAGCGCGTCATCGGCATGCCGGGCGACTACGTCTCGCTGGGCACTCCCGGCGAGAGGGGCGAGGAGCAGATGATTCAGGTAAGAGTCCTAGATTACAAAGGCCAAGGCTTGTCGAAAATAGAAATGCATGGACAAAGAGACTTATTAGTGTCACAGGTTCCCGAGGGCCATTGTTGGATCGTTGGAGACAATCTTCCAGCCTCCCGAGACTCACGGCAATTCGGCCCTCTACCACTTGCTTTGGTCCAGGGAAGGATCATCGGCAAAATCTTGCCGTGGAAAGACCGTCAATGGGCCAAAGACGGCCTTCTCAAAATAGACTCATAATATAACACTCAGCCACTACGATTCATcattaaaagataaaagatatccaactacatacacacataaGGAGGGGCACACGGCATGGTTGTACCAAGTAACGCATAGCATCATTAAAAAGTCCAGTCACCAGCATCTAGATAGACAAACGTGGGTCAAACAGGCGAGCATTTGGGTGTCAAGCGTGTAAAAATATCCTTGTCTAAGTACATCTGCTTCGCTCAAACCCTAGCATCTCAAGTCCACCCTCGTCATTGTGTTTGTTGTTTCTACTTTCATTCCAACAGGCATGCTGAACCGGCCGCAGTTCTTGGCTGCGTAATATGTTTtgtacaaaagaaaaaaaaaatgaaatgagaaaaagagaagagagaagagaagagaaaagccaaACATCCGTCATCTTAGGAACATGGCACTTTGTCTTCCATGCCCCCCAGAATTGCCTTTCTCCTTCGGATGATGTTATACGACATCGTGGTCGTCTTCGTTAAACGGACATCTTTTGAAATAGCACACGACCTCGGGGAATTCTTCGCTAAGTAGGGAGGTGAAAGTaccaaagcaaaaaaaaaaaaaaaaaaatctcaagtCAAAAAAGCCGCGGAAGCAAAAAGGGAGGAGGGTTAAAACCGCACAGGCTTCTTCCCAGGAGAATTTCGAAGCTCGGATGTGAAGGCAAAGAGCCTCATGGCTTAGTCTGGAACAAAAAAGCTTGAGACGCCTAAAACACCATCGCCCTCGCCATGCCACGCTGATCCTCCTCGCAATCTAGTTTACGGGATTTAAAGCAACACTTGCAAAAGTCAAATACCATCGTTCTCGTGGGATcgggaaaaaacaaaaccagGTCGGACCATTTAGCCTTCGATGTGTGCCTTTGATTGGCTGCTCTGGCCCAGGAGTTCGAGGCATCGCTGCGCCAGGTTGATAACTTctccttcgtcttcctcctctgcttCAGGGTCCGCTTCAACTTGGCGGTTGGCAATGCCTCGAATGTTTTCGATAATGTCGTCGGCCTTTCCGATCTGGCCAATCAGGGTCTTGTCTTCAGATTCgaacagctgcagcagtgtCCAGACAGCAATGTGCTGGAAGGTGGCATCGCCAGACTGCAGGAATCGGCACAGGTATCCGTGAACGCCACCGTTGGGCTCGTTCCAGTTCTGGACGAAGATAGAGTAGTCACCAACTGATGATCAATGTTAGCTTGACAAGGCCAGGGAATGATAGCCAAGTAGGAGCGATTGCACACTCACCTTTAGAAGACAGGTTACCCAGGGCAGCAGCACTGTTGCCCTGCACTTCGATGCTCTCGGAGTGGGTAAGAGGAATCAAGACGTCGCACACTCCCAGGTTCAACAGGTGGGACTTGAGGTCGTCACTCAGGGCAAGGACAGCAATGGCGGCTGTCATTTCCGATTGAACGGTAACGGGGACATCCAACACCAGTTGCTTGCACTTCTGCACAGCTCCGGCTTCCAACACCAGCGCCTTGTTGCGATCCGAGCTGGCAGCCAGGTTTCGTAGCGTTGAGATGGCGTGGCACTGGATTTCTTCGTTATCGGTGGAGCCCAGGAGATCAACCAGGGGCTTCAAGAAGTTGGCTTCGATGATTGGGGACTCGTTCATGGGGTGGATGGAGATGTTGCGGATACAGGCGACGGCGGAGAGGATGAGGGGGAGGTATGATGACTGAAGGAGGC
This window encodes:
- a CDS encoding uncharacterized protein (EggNog:ENOG41~TransMembrane:1 (o525-546i)) yields the protein MPRDKERESDAEASRRPSVGKTDSPKGGSGSRVSLACLPCRSRHVRCDAKKPRCNRCCEENKECSYTKSRRGGLDRAALAARRSQIAALTAAKNGGHLSPAGSVDGTSSTPDVLMSRDDPQASMDVLEDSLMAHQPLDPSLFTPPDDSWSSSSVVLPASDLQSIDITRDAFIDVYYNCFHRYHPCVLPRQFFEQYLQDPNRQDELKPLVYLMRFVGSIYLSSHQPSLRPKCSQLEELVSSTLAQMPTTSMNFFMVQCHLIFSICLYWRGNVPKSRLHMGMARQLALDVGMHRREFAAEHGNGDAVLEESWRRTWWQVYIVDAMYSAIKRSADFPSYRVESTTDLPCEEEDYERGTIPRPRTWEEFDSREFLAEDIVFSSFAYLIGGIRGMASAMFRALSLPTNSSEAGGSSPKVLESVDSIIEGWLLLLPESKRDIFSADGQVDELLFQAMMALHATTVGLHRPFSNCAFDPLECISSCSTPPPAGSHSDPSNEFRSIHTIKCIRAAEAQIGLLALPTKPCSHTPFVVCMLTTGTLALLAACRYTLRGQKLAVARDQIRMSIGCHKAMASVWSQAGSNLHEVQAIACEVLGLPMGNHNNHKQIKPPLSQVSSSPEPPSIPEPNSHDASCGSDALNSMAMDNLQAYWNMAATQPDMSFSWWAGGDETV
- a CDS encoding uncharacterized protein (EggNog:ENOG41) translates to MAKTQKTAPSRRSRAARRATSPSINTDKSLKNATLPASSAPAALPRPSVLAARHNAGVTKKTRRGRAVSAKGRRRQEKGLEMAEAVVERTSKKLEKSLGKARVVQSRAKKWDDINKDAQKSKENAFAVLMQDGDDEDKEEREWETDEEMDGENAAKDAAPAPPAAAAPQPAMAAPMLDDDDDEIL
- a CDS encoding uncharacterized protein (SECRETED:SignalP(1-36)~MEROPS:MER0000597), whose product is MISHLIGHPVRFAISTLKITCLAHLTLSHLLQVSPAQGPSMLPTFTVDGDWIAADMTARLGRRIKVGDLVLYKIPIFASQNGVKRVIGMPGDYVSLGTPGERGEEQMIQVPEGHCWIVGDNLPASRDSRQFGPLPLALVQGRIIGKILPWKDRQWAKDGLLKIDS
- the VAC8 gene encoding Vacuolar protein 8 (BUSCO:EOG092D1CJS); protein product: MLSPNVEVQCNAVGCITNLATHEENKAKIARSGALGPLTRLAKSKDMRVQRNATGALLNMTHSDENRQQLVNAGAIPVLVQLLSSPDVDVQYYCTTALSNIAVDSNNRRKLASSEPKLVQSLVNLMDSSSPKVQCQAALALRNLASDEKYQLDIVRANGLHPLLRLLQSSYLPLILSAVACIRNISIHPMNESPIIEANFLKPLVDLLGSTDNEEIQCHAISTLRNLAASSDRNKALVLEAGAVQKCKQLVLDVPVTVQSEMTAAIAVLALSDDLKSHLLNLGVCDVLIPLTHSESIEVQGNSAAALGNLSSKVGDYSIFVQNWNEPNGGVHGYLCRFLQSGDATFQHIAVWTLLQLFESEDKTLIGQIGKADDIIENIRGIANRQVEADPEAEEEDEGEVINLAQRCLELLGQSSQSKAHIEG